AGAAGACCGGGGCGGGCGACAAGGGCCCGGCCTATCGCGAGCATCTGCTGCTCGCCGCCGGAGAGCGTCCCGCCCTGCTGCGCTCGCCGTTCGGCCAGCCGCGGCAGCAGTTCGTAGACCTCGTCGACCCGGCGCGCGAGTTCGGCACCATCGCGGACCAGATACCCGCCGACGAGCAGGTTCTCGTGCACCGTCAAGGTGCTGAAGACGCGCCGTCCCTCGGGGACGTGCACCACCCCGCGGGCGACGATCTTCGGCGGGGCCATCCCCGTGATGTCCTGGCTTGCGTGGACGATCCGGCCGGCGGCGGGTTTCACGAGTCCGGACACCGCTGACAGCGTGGTGGTCTTGCCGGCGCCGTTGTTGCCCAGCAGGGCGACGATCTCCCCTTCGCCCACCGTGAGGTCGAGTCCGCGCAGCGCCCGCACTGCTCCGTACTCGACGTCGAGTCCGCGGATCTCAAGCATCGTGGGTCCCGTCTCCTGCGAGTTCGGCACGAGCGGCGTGGATCTCGGCGTCGTCGGCGTCCCTGCCGAGGTAGGCCTCGATGACGGCGGGGTCGCGCCGGACGTCCGCCGGAGGGCCGTCCGCGATCTCCCTGCCGAAGTTGAGCACGATCACCCGCTCGGACACCTCCATGACCAGGCCCATGTCGTGCTCGATGAGCGCGATGGCCACACCGAGGTCCCGGATCCGGCGGATCAGGGTGAGCAGTTCGGCCTTCTCACCGCGGTTCAGCCCCGCGGCCGGTTCGTCCAACAGCAGTATTCTCGGCCGTCTGGCCAGGGCGCGGGCGAGCTCGACCCGGCGCTGTTCGCCGTACGGCAGGTGGCCCGCCAGACCTGCGCGGTTCCCGCGGAGCCCGACGAAGTCCAGCCACTTGTGGGCCTCGTCGCTGCTCTCCCGCTCGCTGCGCCGGTAGCGGGGGGTGTGCAGCATCGCGTCGAGGG
This region of Catenulispora sp. GP43 genomic DNA includes:
- a CDS encoding ABC transporter ATP-binding protein, encoding MILEISGLQLAFGGVQAVDGLSFSVGQSEIVSVIGPNGAGKTSAFNCASGFYRPTAGTVRLAGEQVAGLRPSAIAARGLARTFQNLRLFGELSVLDNVRAGTHLWLKQSALDAMLHTPRYRRSERESSDEAHKWLDFVGLRGNRAGLAGHLPYGEQRRVELARALARRPRILLLDEPAAGLNRGEKAELLTLIRRIRDLGVAIALIEHDMGLVMEVSERVIVLNFGREIADGPPADVRRDPAVIEAYLGRDADDAEIHAARAELAGDGTHDA
- a CDS encoding ABC transporter ATP-binding protein — protein: MLEIRGLDVEYGAVRALRGLDLTVGEGEIVALLGNNGAGKTTTLSAVSGLVKPAAGRIVHASQDITGMAPPKIVARGVVHVPEGRRVFSTLTVHENLLVGGYLVRDGAELARRVDEVYELLPRLAERRAQQGGTLSGGEQQMLAIGRALVARPGLLLLDEPSMGLAPIMVAAVMDVIRDINRGGTAVLLVEQNATAALKIAHRGCVIENGEKVLEGTAAELSADARVVEAYLGGVA